From one Pirellulales bacterium genomic stretch:
- a CDS encoding AI-2E family transporter: MSRLVSFLILVALVAVSGLLFYQVMAQFLLPIFLAVVLVVIFRPLHRWVVQEVKGSNHLAALLTTLMILLVVLAPMVTVLAMAAADAARIVTNFDQREVLERYSKLLKSVGLDLDAKPILDEVDEQLLPLRTDDLERLKPAALTAALHQLGSDDVRKVVREVVARQRPAQPPVGDDAAPAESIQATYDLLLQTAAELEHLDPEQPEFVDKGKKVDNQFQDFTLELYGSSWVMWLKKTANPGPEELPQLRERLRAWVTPLALSTTQAVGGVVGRLIVGFCIMVVSLYFFLADGPGMVNTIMRLSPLAHTYEQQILFEFDRISRAVVVATLLSALVQAVLAAIGYYFAGLGSIFLLTVITFLLAMVPFVGAASVWGACALWLFLFQDDWVAAAALAAYGTLVISMADNIIKPYVLHGQSNLHPLLALLSVLGGVQALGPIGIFVGPMVVAFLQAALNMLRKELDVLDGEEPPPVPAD, translated from the coding sequence GTGTCACGGTTGGTTTCGTTCTTGATCCTGGTGGCCCTGGTCGCGGTCAGCGGCCTGTTGTTCTACCAGGTGATGGCGCAGTTTCTGTTGCCCATTTTCCTGGCCGTCGTGCTGGTGGTCATCTTTCGCCCCCTGCATCGCTGGGTCGTACAAGAAGTGAAGGGGAGCAATCACCTGGCGGCGTTGCTGACCACGCTGATGATCCTGCTGGTCGTCCTGGCGCCGATGGTCACGGTGCTGGCCATGGCCGCGGCCGATGCGGCCCGCATCGTCACCAACTTCGATCAGCGTGAAGTTCTCGAGCGCTATTCCAAGCTGCTCAAGAGCGTCGGGCTCGATCTCGACGCCAAGCCGATTCTCGATGAGGTCGACGAGCAACTGTTGCCGTTGCGCACCGACGACCTGGAACGCCTCAAGCCGGCGGCGCTCACGGCCGCCCTGCACCAACTCGGCTCGGACGACGTTCGCAAAGTGGTTCGCGAGGTTGTGGCCAGGCAGCGGCCCGCGCAGCCGCCGGTCGGAGACGATGCAGCGCCGGCGGAAAGCATCCAGGCGACCTACGATTTACTGCTCCAGACGGCCGCGGAATTGGAGCATCTCGATCCCGAGCAGCCCGAGTTTGTCGACAAGGGCAAGAAGGTCGACAACCAGTTTCAGGACTTCACGCTCGAATTGTATGGCAGCTCCTGGGTCATGTGGCTCAAGAAGACGGCCAACCCTGGGCCGGAAGAGCTGCCGCAGTTGCGCGAACGTCTGAGGGCCTGGGTGACGCCGCTGGCCCTGAGCACCACGCAAGCCGTCGGCGGTGTGGTTGGCCGACTGATCGTGGGCTTCTGCATTATGGTCGTGTCGCTCTACTTCTTCCTGGCCGACGGGCCGGGCATGGTCAACACGATCATGCGCCTTTCGCCGCTGGCCCACACCTACGAGCAGCAGATCCTGTTCGAGTTCGACCGGATCAGTCGCGCGGTCGTCGTCGCCACGTTGTTGTCAGCCCTGGTCCAAGCCGTGCTGGCGGCGATCGGTTACTACTTTGCCGGCCTGGGTTCGATCTTCCTGCTAACGGTGATCACGTTTTTGCTGGCCATGGTGCCGTTCGTCGGGGCCGCCAGCGTCTGGGGTGCGTGCGCCCTGTGGCTGTTCTTGTTCCAGGACGACTGGGTGGCTGCGGCTGCGCTCGCGGCCTATGGCACGCTGGTCATTTCGATGGCCGACAACATCATCAAGCCGTACGTCCTGCACGGCCAATCGAATCTGCATCCGCTGTTGGCCCTGTTGAGCGTCCTTGGCGGGGTGCAAGCTCTGGGGCCGATCGGCATTTTCGTCGGCCCGATGGTCGTGGCCTTCCTCCAGGCGGCCTTGAACATGCTCCGCAAGGAACTTGACGTCTTGGACGGCGAGGAGCCCCCGCCGGTGCCGGCGGATTGA
- a CDS encoding AAA family ATPase, protein MILHDLEVDGFGVWTDLRVANVSPRLTVFFGRNEAGKTTLLQFVRAILFGFTPDRRARYLPPVEGGAPGGRLVVSCGEGRFVLHRRDLTPQPLETDLGRLSVATSDGAEVSDGRWRQLLGDVDESIFRNVYAVGLDELQELATLSDSAAGELLYKLTTGVDRVAMSDVIRELNASRRRLLAEADSQGHIADLIARRDGLREEVDRLAASTDGYVRLLGQRADVERTVQDLEARRQELDRKLRIVETAIAVREPWHKRAALDAELKQLGDVAPVPEGTLERVTALNELLQKRRRKLRRMRRDAARLAQEQRDLGFRPDLWRFGPRIEALVEQREWIEKLDQQNAVASQEISALTGETKVEQQRLLDNSKKLDVAPEQLTRGAMSQLRPLVRVLSEERSRLQSAEEDAARAQRQLDQVNAELQGALKDFPDADLTVAMDQSGQHVSTLRRRVQLEERLDRLKRQLQDLAQDSDELADNHLLSGWALGGLGVLFVLGVAMILAGLFFGPSVTGGYGLGLLFLGILGAAAAVVIKRVVEQSAAEQLEACEKQMDVLRLQYKQAKEERDHLDAELPGVGGPLTVRLQSAEKLHSRLEELLPVQTRRQLALNELAAAKQRLEQARRDHQTAQQRWQSTLEAAGLPHDLQPAQVQTLAQSRVRVTDLDRRKNQLAEDQLSRRRAMESLQQRIEQLLADLGLTPESTDPLLRLAQLQREHQAQHAAVRRRNELRRQRRELRRDYERLHSRGRQIIRRRLQTLRAAGCETEDELLARLARLERARQLTAERNEQHRLVMAGVGEPAREELIAAELATVGPGRELDHRWEQLSSEVQQLEARRRELYQQQGRLEEQLKHLLEDHRLPAAQLELGAVESQLQTSLAQWQTLAVTSRILHAIRADYERQRQPETLLAASKYFARLTAGAYTRVWTPLDEDVLRVDDAKGHTLPVDVLSRGTREQLFLSLRLALVESYARRGTVMPLVLDDLFVNFDTVRTQAAAVVLDEFAKAGHQVLVFTCHEHIVKIFRELGADVRALRGELEAEAPPVPLVPLLELAAPPVPAVVVPAAPPPRPLPLWDYRSDVCINESGESFDEEPVRRAALPLTDVLDEYGDADELEPARYVPKRPARRTLPVRRAPLRKQFPARASEPRPSGPWDQDAPLWFAAQAAVEHYETHFPLAGVASIGTPLVPWLWANRHVAVPQTPVEPPRGVALRHDLPNEGTPRWHFWVATNEGSADAEQRVLRSSILLPQGDANRRRPPTVWTKAPGTDHDDLDEGTSRHKFA, encoded by the coding sequence GAAGGCGGCGCTCCGGGCGGCAGGTTGGTCGTCTCATGTGGCGAAGGGCGATTCGTGCTGCATCGTCGCGACCTGACGCCGCAGCCGCTCGAAACGGACTTGGGACGCTTGTCGGTCGCCACGTCCGACGGCGCCGAAGTGAGCGACGGTCGCTGGCGGCAACTGCTGGGCGACGTCGACGAGTCGATCTTCCGCAACGTGTACGCGGTCGGCCTGGACGAATTGCAAGAGCTGGCCACGCTTTCCGATTCCGCGGCCGGCGAGTTGCTGTACAAGCTGACGACCGGCGTCGATCGCGTCGCCATGTCGGACGTGATCCGGGAGTTGAATGCCTCGCGGCGACGGCTGCTGGCCGAGGCCGATTCGCAAGGCCACATCGCCGACCTGATCGCCCGGCGCGACGGTTTGCGCGAAGAAGTCGATCGCCTGGCCGCCAGCACCGACGGCTACGTCCGACTCCTCGGTCAGCGCGCCGACGTCGAACGCACGGTCCAAGACCTCGAGGCCCGGCGCCAGGAGCTGGATCGCAAGCTGAGGATCGTCGAAACGGCCATTGCCGTGCGCGAACCGTGGCACAAGCGCGCCGCGCTCGACGCGGAACTCAAGCAATTGGGTGACGTCGCCCCGGTGCCCGAAGGGACGCTGGAGCGCGTGACGGCGCTGAACGAACTGCTGCAGAAGCGGCGCCGCAAACTGCGCCGGATGCGCCGCGACGCAGCGCGCTTGGCTCAGGAACAGCGCGATCTCGGTTTTCGGCCCGACTTGTGGCGCTTCGGTCCGCGGATCGAAGCCCTGGTCGAGCAGCGCGAATGGATCGAGAAACTCGACCAGCAAAACGCCGTGGCCAGTCAGGAAATCTCAGCGCTGACCGGCGAAACCAAGGTCGAACAACAACGGCTGCTCGACAACAGCAAGAAGCTCGACGTCGCCCCTGAGCAACTCACCCGGGGCGCCATGTCCCAGCTCCGGCCTTTGGTTCGCGTGTTGAGCGAAGAGCGCAGCCGTCTGCAATCGGCCGAAGAAGACGCCGCCCGGGCCCAACGTCAGCTCGACCAGGTGAACGCTGAGCTGCAGGGAGCCTTGAAAGACTTTCCCGATGCCGACCTGACGGTGGCCATGGACCAGTCCGGCCAGCACGTCAGCACGCTTCGCCGGCGGGTCCAGCTCGAAGAACGCCTCGATCGGCTGAAACGGCAGTTGCAGGACCTGGCCCAGGACAGCGACGAGCTGGCCGACAACCATTTACTCTCGGGCTGGGCGCTCGGTGGGCTGGGCGTGTTGTTCGTGCTGGGTGTGGCGATGATCCTGGCCGGGTTGTTCTTCGGCCCTTCGGTCACGGGCGGCTACGGCCTGGGACTGTTGTTCTTGGGCATTCTCGGCGCCGCGGCGGCCGTGGTGATCAAGCGCGTCGTCGAGCAATCGGCGGCCGAGCAGCTCGAAGCCTGCGAAAAGCAGATGGACGTGCTGCGGCTGCAATATAAACAAGCCAAGGAAGAGCGCGATCACCTCGACGCCGAACTACCTGGCGTCGGGGGACCGCTAACCGTGCGTCTGCAGTCGGCCGAAAAGCTCCACAGCCGACTGGAAGAGCTGCTGCCCGTACAAACGCGGCGGCAACTGGCCCTCAATGAACTGGCGGCCGCCAAGCAGCGACTCGAACAGGCGCGCCGCGATCATCAGACCGCGCAGCAACGCTGGCAGAGCACGCTCGAGGCCGCGGGCTTGCCGCACGATTTGCAACCCGCACAAGTGCAGACGCTGGCCCAGAGCCGGGTGCGCGTCACCGATCTCGATCGTCGCAAAAACCAGTTGGCCGAGGATCAACTCAGCCGTCGCCGGGCGATGGAGTCCTTACAACAGCGCATCGAACAGCTGCTGGCCGACTTGGGCCTGACGCCGGAATCGACCGACCCCCTGCTCCGTCTGGCCCAGTTGCAACGCGAACATCAGGCACAGCACGCCGCGGTACGTCGTCGCAACGAGTTGCGCCGGCAGCGCCGCGAATTGCGGCGCGATTACGAGCGGCTGCACAGCCGCGGTCGGCAAATCATTCGTCGGCGGTTACAGACGCTGCGCGCGGCCGGCTGCGAAACCGAGGACGAACTGTTGGCGCGGCTGGCCCGGCTCGAACGAGCCCGGCAGCTCACCGCCGAGCGTAACGAGCAGCATCGGCTGGTGATGGCCGGAGTGGGCGAGCCGGCGCGCGAAGAATTGATCGCCGCCGAGTTGGCCACCGTGGGGCCGGGGCGCGAACTGGACCACCGCTGGGAACAGCTATCCTCCGAGGTGCAGCAACTCGAAGCTCGACGCCGGGAATTGTATCAACAGCAAGGGCGGCTCGAGGAACAGCTCAAGCATCTGCTCGAAGATCACCGGCTGCCGGCGGCCCAGCTCGAGCTGGGTGCCGTCGAAAGCCAGTTGCAGACCTCTCTTGCCCAATGGCAGACGCTGGCCGTGACCAGCCGCATCCTGCATGCCATTCGCGCCGATTACGAACGGCAACGCCAGCCCGAGACTCTACTGGCGGCGTCGAAATACTTTGCCCGGCTGACCGCCGGAGCCTACACGCGCGTCTGGACGCCGCTCGATGAGGACGTGCTGCGGGTCGACGACGCCAAGGGACACACGCTGCCCGTCGACGTGCTCAGCCGCGGAACCCGTGAGCAGTTGTTCCTCAGCCTGCGGCTGGCGCTGGTCGAAAGCTATGCGCGTCGCGGCACCGTGATGCCGCTCGTCTTGGACGACCTGTTCGTGAACTTCGATACCGTGCGCACGCAGGCTGCGGCAGTGGTGCTCGACGAATTCGCCAAGGCCGGGCACCAGGTGCTCGTGTTCACTTGTCATGAACACATCGTCAAAATCTTTCGCGAGCTGGGGGCCGACGTGCGTGCCTTGCGAGGCGAGCTGGAGGCCGAGGCTCCACCAGTCCCCCTGGTGCCGCTGCTCGAACTGGCGGCTCCTCCGGTCCCGGCGGTGGTCGTGCCGGCTGCGCCCCCGCCGCGCCCGTTGCCGCTGTGGGACTATCGCTCCGATGTATGCATCAATGAATCCGGCGAATCGTTCGACGAAGAACCCGTTCGCCGGGCCGCGCTGCCGTTGACCGACGTGCTCGACGAATATGGCGATGCCGACGAGTTAGAACCGGCCCGATACGTGCCGAAACGCCCGGCCCGCCGCACGTTGCCCGTGCGCCGCGCGCCGCTGCGTAAGCAGTTCCCCGCACGTGCGAGCGAACCGCGACCGTCGGGCCCCTGGGACCAGGACGCGCCGCTGTGGTTTGCAGCGCAAGCCGCGGTCGAACACTACGAGACCCATTTTCCCTTGGCGGGCGTAGCCAGCATCGGCACTCCGCTGGTGCCCTGGCTATGGGCCAACCGCCATGTCGCCGTGCCGCAAACTCCGGTCGAGCCGCCTCGCGGAGTGGCGCTGCGTCACGACTTGCCCAACGAAGGGACGCCGCGCTGGCACTTCTGGGTGGCGACCAACGAGGGCTCGGCAGACGCCGAGCAGCGTGTCTTGCGCTCGTCGATTCTGCTGCCTCAGGGCGACGCCAATCGGCGCCGACCGCCGACCGTGTGGACCAAGGCCCCGGGCACCGACCACGACGATCTGGACGAAGGCACTTCGCGGCACAAGTTCGCTTGA